A DNA window from Hypanus sabinus isolate sHypSab1 chromosome 27, sHypSab1.hap1, whole genome shotgun sequence contains the following coding sequences:
- the lrrc47 gene encoding leucine-rich repeat-containing protein 47 isoform X2, producing MAAPEWPEVGLALAEGRRELVVRSHRQEGDEMDPRLYELAQLQHLELSGLQALRGLDARLGGLRALRSLVLSGDGLRELPPELGLLGGLKLLDVSDNQLSALPASLGDLAELGSLLARGNQLTGLPPQLGRCGHLAHLDVSDNLLAELPAALLEPGLLPLLGCLSAARNRIDRLDAAVSQLRGLRTLDLSDNNLSEIPCELADCPKLKEINFKGNQLKDKRLEKMVNGCLTKSILDYLKAGGRRKGRGKADSSEKEKARKKKVVRRDDAEESDEMEELNNLVLRVLHVSERPCTVSVKVSPSVKDVRPYIVCCIVEGMQLRQGNALKRFLVAQTKLHDDVCLKRTLATIATHDLQRVKGPLLYDARPSQSLKITPLGRKEVKAVDLVRQLQMEADEQRKQKKRQNVSGLHKYLQLLNGKENFPCLVDVEDHVISFPPITNSDHTKISKSTRQLFLEVTSSTSLQACKEVMDSLIMVDSWLTLFLVCCWRQI from the exons ATGGCGGCCCCTGAGTGGCCGGAGGTTGGGCTGGCGCTGGCCGAGGGTCGGCGGGAGCTGGTGGTGCGGAGTCACCGTCAAGAGGGAGACGAGATGGACCCGCGGCTATACGAGCTGGCGCAGCTTCAGCACCTGGAGTTGAGCGGCCTGCAGGCGCTACGGGGCCTGGATGCCAGGCTGGGCGGTCTGCGGGCCCTGCGAAGCCTGGTGCTGAGCGGCGACGGTCTACGGGAGCTGCCGCCCGAGCTCGGCCTCCTGGGCGGCTTGAAGCTGCTCGACGTCTCCGACAACCAGCTGAGCGCGCTGCCCGCCTCCCTGGGCGACCTGGCCGAGCTCGGCAGCCTGCTGGCCCGCGGCAACCAGCTGACCGGCCTGCCTCCCCAGCTCGGACGCTGCGGCCATCTCGCCCACCTCGACGTCTCGGACAACCTGCTGGCCGAACTGCCGGCCGCGCTGTTGGAGCCCGGCCTCCTCCCGCTCCTCGGCTGCCTCAGCGCTGCCCGCAACCGCATCGACAGGCTGGACGCCGCTGTCAGCCAGCTACGGGGGCTGCGG ACACTGGATCTATCGGATAACAACCTCTCGGAGATCCCCTGTGAGCTGGCTGACTGTCCCAAGCTGAAAGAAATCAACTTCAAGGGAAACCAATTAAAAGACAAACGATTGGAGAAAATGGTGAATGGTTGCCTGACCAAATCAATCTTGGACTATTTGAAGGCAGGAGGCCGTagaaaggggagagggaaagCTGATAGCAGTGAGAAAGAGAAAGCGAGGaagaagaaagtggtgaggaGAGATGATGCCGAGGAGTCCGATGAGATGGAGGAGCTGAACAACCTGGTGTTACGAGTGCTGCATGTTTCGGAAAGGCCTTGCACCGTGTCAGTGAAAGTCAGTCCCAGTGTCAAGGACGTGAGGCCTTACATTGTGTGTTGCATTGTGGAAGGCATGCAGTTGAGACAAGGAAATGCATTGAAACGATTCCTTGTGGCTCAG ACCAAATTGCATGATGATGTCTGTCTTAAAAGAACATTGGCAACTATCGCTACTCATGACTTGCAGCGGGTGAAGGGACCGCTTTTATACGATGCTAGACCCTCACAATCTCTGAAG ATCACCCCACTCGGAAGGAAGGAGGTTAAGGCGGTGGACCTGGTACGACAATTACAGATGGAAGCTGACGAGCAACGAAAGCAGAAGAAGCGGCAAAATGTTTCTGGCCTTCACAA ATACCTGCAGTTATTAAACGGGAAAGAGAATTTTCCCTGCTTAGTCGATGTGGAAGATCATGTGATTTCTTTCCCACCgatcaccaacagtgatcacaCTAAG ATTAGTAAATCTACAAGACAACTGTTCCTGGAAGTAACCAGTTCAACCAGTCTACAGGCCTGCAAAGAGGTGATGGACAGCTTGATTATG